In Prinia subflava isolate CZ2003 ecotype Zambia chromosome 1, Cam_Psub_1.2, whole genome shotgun sequence, the DNA window GTTCTGGATCACACTAACATATAAATCCAGGCAATTGAAGTGGCAGGCAGTCTAGGTAAatatctgctgctgctggtagATGACACTCCATCCTAAATTCAGCATTAATACCCTGCAGACTGTGGCTGATGTattgttttcttcctctattACTCTGCACATACATACTCTGTAGCATACATTGCATTGTACAACACTGGTTATCTctctgtcttaaaaaaaaaaatgatataGTGAGCTGCTGCCTAGGATTTGGGGTATATTTTTATACCGtctgggaaaagaggaaatcaATACCCCAAAGAAGTTTTTGGTCAAGCTCCTTTTAATTTACCTCTGGCTTCTGAAACCAGTCCATCTAACACCCTAGAGTAAAACAATCCTAAACTTTATTAGAAAAGTTATGTTGGAAACGCTGTCTATAGCAGAGTTGTGGCCACAGCTCCAGACCTTTTATTGATAAATAAGGCAATGGCTTTTTGGGCAGTACATGGAGAGAACACCTATGACAGCAAAGATGGCTCTGTGGGTACTCCCACAGTGGTGTTTCTCACAGGCCTGGGGATGCTTCGAGAGATTCTCACTGCTGAATTCCTGGAGGGGCTTGCCAGGGTTCACAGCCCGGGCCAGGTCCCCTCACCGAACCCGGCAGGCGGAGCCGCGCAGCCCGAGAGCCGCCGGGGCCGCTCGGCGGCAGCCACAGCGCTGCGAGcgggcagggcagagccggggcagagccggggcagagccggggcagagccggggcagAGCCGGGACAGAGCCGGGACAGAGCCGGGACAGagccgggcacagccgggcccgggcagagccagggcagagccgAGGCAGGGCCGGCCCGGACAGAgccggggcagagccggggcagagccgggcagagccagggcagagccgaggcagggccggcccgggcagagccagggcagagccagggcagagccgAGGCAGGGCCGGCCCGGACAGAgccggggcagagccggggcagAGCCGGGACAGAGTCGGGCACAGtcgggcagagccggggcagagccggggcagAGCCGGGACAGAGCCGGGCACAGtcgggcagagccggggcagagccggggcagagccgggcacagtcgggcagagccggggcagagccggggcagagccgggcacagtcgggcagagccggggcagAGCCGGGACAGAGCCGGGCACAGtcgggcagagccggggcagagccggggcagagccgggcacagtcgggcagagccggggcagagccggggcaCAGCCGGGCAGAGCCGGGACAGAGCCGGGGCAGAGCAGGGTCCGGACAGAGCCAGCGCAGAGCCGGCCCgggcaggctgggctgtccGCTGGGCTCGGTGTCACCGGCTGCTCCAGGGTTACTGATTTAACCGCGTAAACACAGCCAGCCAGTTTTGGCCAGCAGGGCTTGCTGCACCTGGAAACTAGGTAGGCTTCTCTTTCAAATTCCAAAGCGGTAAAACACATGGTCTGATTGCCTGTGCGTGTTGCCTGGGCGGGAGCTCTCTCCCAGAGCTCACAGACAAATTACCAcgcaggagagctgcaggtaTGCGGCAGATaaattttacagtttttctCTTCGAGAAAGAGCTCGCTCTCTTCGCATTCCAGTTCTTCCCAATGCCAGCATCACGAGTCGGTTTGTGTTCAAATGCTAAGCAAACATAgataaatgctgttttaaattCCTTAAGGTGGGAGTCATTAGAGGACTCttaaaaaactcttttttttttttttttttttttacagaaattgtGCTTGTGTCTGTTTCACAGTGTTAAAAAAGGTGTATTTAAGCTTTGTGTTTCAATGACACTGAAAGGGACTACTATATGTAATTAGGGTGTTTTCTActctattttaaaaaccaaTATTTTTAGTAAAGTTACTGGGTTTTCATATACTTTTGACTCAGAATGAGATTTTGATGGCACACCATCTCTGCTGTCTACTCCAAGCTTTACTTACAGCAGTGATATCTGTGGGTTTTGGGAGGGGGAAGACATATAAGCAGTATTTATGGAGGAATGGGAAGAAAAGCTACATTAAAATGGGACTGTGCCCAAAGAAGTGAAGGTATAGGGACTATGAGAGCTTGAGAAAGGTAATATACAGCAAACAAATATGCTGCATTAAGGTATTTCTAGGAGTTACTAAATTTCTCCTCAGGACTCACTTCAGCAATGTGGGAATAACACCATGATGAGCATGACtgttttaaatttcaattaaaGCTTTCATCTTGACTGTAGCACCCTTCTGCCCTGCTTCTGTCTCTCACAGTCTGTTCCAAAGATGCTCATGGTCTCTCGCACAGAACAATGGaggcccaggctgctcctcacagctgtgttgtggggaaggggctggggccGCAGCAGCGGTGTCCGTGCTGCGAGCACAGAGCACACCCTgcacctccctgtgctggccagAGGGAACTCTGCAGTCTGCTAAGACTGGCCAACTCCCATCACTCGAGCTGGCCTCTCAAACTGTGAAACAACTGTCTGTATAATTTGAAAAGACAACAGAAAGCATCATACATTATAGCTATATACTCCAGACATTCAAGAACCTGTGCAGACAATGCACGAGAATTACTTTGCAAATGCATGATACACAGGCTGAAGAATTGTTTAGAACACACAGCTTAAACCCATGTAGGTCAAGAAGCAGAAAGCTTTCCTTATAAGAACATCTCAGTTACAAAGAAATGCATTGAAGAAAGTTAAAAATTTGTCAAGAGATAACTGGGAACACTGAGAGCACACTGATGCCACAGCACGTGCTATGCGTGCACATCTATTTGTCATTTGGGTCACTCACTTCAGACTCTAATGCCACTAAACATTTAAGGAGGCATAGGAAGCAAGAGTTATAGAAAATCAGATGCTTGAAACCATGTTGGAAACTCTCTCCTTGTGTTGCTTTAGGCTGGGATAGTtagttttcttcacagtagctatGTTTTTGGATTTGTGCTTAAGAGTCAGGatgttttcattattgctgagcagggcttacacaggGTCAAGGCATTTTCTGCTTCGTACCCCACCAGCAAGTAGGCAGGAGGGACACAaaaagctgggaggggacacagccagggcagctgatCCCAATTGACCCAAGATATTCCAGAACATATGGCATCACACTCAGCATAGAAATCTGGGAAGGAAAGTGGGACGTTTGGAGcagtgtttgtcttcccaagtcaccattacaGCTGATGGAGCTCTGCTTTCCTAGGGGTGGCTGAACACCTGTCTGTCCATGGGAAGCTGTGAATGAATTCCTTCTTCTGCACTGCTcgttttgctttgcttgtgttttGCATGTTTTGTATGGCTTTTACTTTCCTTATTGAACTGTCTTTATCTTAACCCACAAGTTCTCTCACTTCACCCTTCCGCTTCTCTCCATCCCAGTGCAGGGGAAGTTGAGTGAATGGTTCCATGGGGCCGAGCTGCCAGCTCGGGTTAAACCACAACTCTCCTCTAACCCAGTTCTGTTCTGTTCCTGACCTTACCACAACAGCAGAACAGTCATCAGGGCCCGAGTCCCATCAACCTCAACTATTTGTAATTCCAGGCGTCCTGCAAAGCTCTGCTATACTGAGACAGCATTAGGTGCTACCAGGGCTTTGattcagcatttttaattaaaaacaaaaaataaactacaGGTGAAATAGGCAAGACTAGAGATGCCCTAATAATGTCAGGAATGTCAACACAATTGCACACCCTCCAGATCAAGAGCAAGACACATATTGGTTCACATGGTACTTACAGATAAATTtaggctggacagggcttttGAGGGCATGCGGTCTCTTTGCAAGAGTTAACTTTTGTATTCAGACAGAGATCACTAAGCTATTGTGTTATTTTAGGTCAGTTTCATGATCCCTAACAGGCTAGTTGTAAAAACTCGTTTTATTAAGATTAGCAGCCTTGATTGAGAAAGAAATCTAATATCCCACCAAAATCCATATGGAAGCCAAGAAGCATTTCTAAAAAACTGCTACACAGCATGTGAATTTTAACACAAACCATGATGCTGGAGAGAATAATGACATATGAGGgttcttaaatattttgtcACAAACCCAATGCTAAATAACACAATAAATTGCTAGGATAATAACCTGAAAAATACTGAGATACAGCAATAAACAATACCacctcataaaaataaattttaatattaacaACTCAATTTCATATGACTGCATATTAatctatgctttttttttctgaagttcaaACAATGTTCAAGTTCTGTGTTGTCTACAAAGATGGGTTTATTCTCCTTCATTCTTCTGCACTGACTGCATGGCTTCTGTTTTAACTCTATTtcgttttctttttcttcttttcttcttttcagcagAAGGCTCCTGACCctcctgtgttttcttctttttcttcttcagacaGCTGAGAGGATTTGGGCCGCCTGCCCTTTTGcgttttcttctcttttcaccTTCTTGCTTTACtagtccttctttttctttaagctCCACAATACTTTGTTTTTGGTACTCTGGAACAAGCTGATTTGTCTGCAACTTTTCAACAAATGCCAAAGATTTAGGAGAAGGTTTGTCTAGCACCATAGTGTTCTGAATAATAAAGAGGAGAGGAATGCCAGGCTTCCTTTTCACTTTGTTTGATAAGTCCTGGTCCtgcaaaattaaatactttagtcaatattttcagattaaatGGTATTTGCAATTCAAATGCACCTACTCTTAATGCAAAACTATGAAGATAAATTACATTATGAAAAAGATAAACCTAATCTAGCAGATATACATGGCAGTGCCTTTCAGAGCAACTAAATTTCAATTTCTCTCCTGATTAGCTGTACTTCTGATGCAAAATTTACCAacattgtttttttcctgcatgtaTATGCATACATAcattttttgaggaaaaaatcccaattcACTTGTATGCCGAACACCACACCACAAGAAgtaacataatttttttctctaataaatCATTTTTAAACTCCTGTAACTCACATAACTATGAAGAATTCTACTATAaactattttatatatattgtCTATAATTTATACATGTAGTTCCAATaacaaacccaagaaaaaattgccttttttatttgtatagTTATAAATTCTTTAGTTCAAAATGTCTTAAAATTGAAGTTATATGGATGCtaacatttaatttcatttttcagactACTGTACAAAGCAGTTCAGCGAAGCAATGCGCACACAAGCAATATGCAAATTAACATGCACGAGTTGTTTTTTACATCAATAGGTAGTCATATGTTTTGTACACTTTCAGCTAAACTAAGCAATGTCattacaaagtaaaaaaaatctagttGTTTAAGTCAGAGAAAAGATTCCCTGCTTCATAATTAAGAAATACATTAAAGAGCAAGTAAGGCTTTACATGATTAATTCCCACAAACTATTTTAAAACCTCATAATCAAGGCTACTGTAGGTTTCTTTATCCTTAGGTATCAAAGCATCACTTCAAAAGAAATGAAGCTACATTTCCCATGAGCTTTTACCTGTGTAGCAATAAAGAAGTGATGAGGGTTGCCATCTTCAATCATGGAAAGTAAACAGGTTGAACCACTCACAGGATTCTTATGGTGAGAACAGTTTCGAACTTGAAATCTCTGGGCAATTAATTTTGCTCCATACAGTGCCTTCCCCAGTGATTCAAGTTCTTTTATAACACATctgaaaaccaaaagaaacaataatttttaaacaaaaagaactCATTGTTTTTACAACAGCAAAAGGCTGATGTGAGTGACTTAGGAATGAGCAATGCTCAGTTGTTCAGACTCTAGGGTTTATAAATGGCACCCAGAACGCTGACAGCAATAACCCACCTGAAGACATCAGCAAGGTTTCCTTGGTTGTAAACATGATTAACCAGTAATAAAATTAAGGTATATTAAATGACTTAAAGATAATTCACATCAGTGACAATGCTGAATCCTTAAATTTATAAGGATACCACCGAGCATATGAACCACTActtaacaaataaaattattttttaaatttaatttatttttaaattaacttattgtaaaacttgaaaatttaatttatctttaaaaatggaaataaaagatCTGGGGAACAACAGACCAGTCGgtctcacctctgtgcctggcaAGATTAT includes these proteins:
- the UTP23 gene encoding rRNA-processing protein UTP23 homolog isoform X2: MGVTRQKHAKKIMGFYKHNFQFREPFQVLLDGTFCQAALRNKIQIREQLPGYLGGATQLCTTRCVIKELESLGKALYGAKLIAQRFQVRNCSHHKNPVSGSTCLLSMIEDGNPHHFFIATQDQDLSNKVKRKPGIPLLFIIQNTMVLDKPSPKSLAFVEKLQTNQLVPEYQKQSIVELKEKEGLVKQEGEKRRKRKRAGGPNPLSCLKKKKKKTQEGQEPSAEKKKRRKRKRNRVKTEAMQSVQKNEGE
- the UTP23 gene encoding rRNA-processing protein UTP23 homolog isoform X1, which produces MSLAVKGLGIALIQTVPVTLKCHFLLLFSAISVGHFDQLPLRPAEWPCFLCCQNTELLRQHLSYEKSLAGEMGWLAVTPRCVIKELESLGKALYGAKLIAQRFQVRNCSHHKNPVSGSTCLLSMIEDGNPHHFFIATQDQDLSNKVKRKPGIPLLFIIQNTMVLDKPSPKSLAFVEKLQTNQLVPEYQKQSIVELKEKEGLVKQEGEKRRKRKRAGGPNPLSCLKKKKKKTQEGQEPSAEKKKRRKRKRNRVKTEAMQSVQKNEGE